In Salinigranum marinum, one DNA window encodes the following:
- a CDS encoding conditioned medium-induced protein 4, with the protein MDDKTEELRDIFIDATGSDTVTERQEETRGSLAGGDDEATDERLTDLVATMRQRFDFRSTLVDDALVTVLRRFFDDETDAEIAADLGITAQEVFEARMDLHLVTDVDRATDIEIVTVRRLFVDGADVEACVEAIDADAEAVRRAYRVVESETAAARASHRFRDEFAELLSDEELSTRLASDARRDGLEDATEDLETDVSF; encoded by the coding sequence ATGGACGATAAGACCGAGGAACTCCGTGACATCTTCATCGACGCCACGGGCTCCGATACGGTCACCGAGCGACAGGAGGAGACGCGCGGGTCGCTCGCCGGGGGGGATGACGAAGCCACGGACGAGCGTCTCACGGACCTCGTCGCCACGATGCGCCAGCGGTTCGACTTCCGCTCGACCCTGGTCGACGACGCGCTCGTGACGGTCCTGCGGCGCTTCTTCGACGACGAGACCGACGCCGAGATCGCCGCCGATCTCGGGATCACGGCGCAGGAGGTGTTCGAGGCGCGGATGGACCTCCACCTGGTCACCGACGTCGACCGCGCGACCGACATCGAGATCGTGACCGTCCGTCGGCTGTTCGTCGACGGCGCGGACGTGGAGGCGTGCGTCGAGGCGATCGACGCCGACGCCGAGGCGGTGCGGCGCGCGTACCGCGTCGTCGAGAGCGAGACCGCCGCCGCACGGGCGAGTCACCGCTTCCGCGACGAGTTCGCCGAACTCCTGAGCGACGAAGAACTGTCGACGCGACTCGCGTCGGACGCCAGACGCGACGGGCTGGAGGACGCGACGGAGGATCTCGAGACCGACGTCTCGTTCTGA
- a CDS encoding biotin transporter BioY — MATNTESVELVGDEVVGNVARAVLFAAATAATAPVDLVHPLAPNVPITLQTLWVYLSGIVLGPLWAGFAFVLYLLAGVVGLPVFAGANAGLGVVLGPTGGFLVGFPLAAATIGFVAHGRDGLNPLSEIPVPRLAVALVAGSAVVYAAGSVGFSLVQGIGLLASVTAVVVPFLPVAALKAAVTVAIVRSDAIVAR; from the coding sequence ATGGCGACGAACACAGAGTCGGTCGAACTCGTCGGCGACGAGGTGGTCGGGAACGTGGCCCGCGCCGTCCTGTTCGCCGCCGCGACCGCGGCGACCGCACCCGTCGACCTCGTCCACCCGCTCGCACCGAACGTCCCGATCACCCTCCAGACGCTCTGGGTCTACCTCTCGGGGATCGTCCTGGGGCCGCTCTGGGCCGGCTTCGCCTTCGTCCTCTACCTCCTCGCCGGCGTCGTCGGTCTCCCCGTCTTCGCCGGCGCGAACGCCGGGCTCGGCGTCGTCCTCGGCCCCACTGGGGGGTTCCTCGTCGGCTTCCCCCTGGCGGCCGCCACCATCGGGTTCGTGGCGCACGGGCGAGACGGCCTCAACCCACTGAGCGAGATCCCGGTCCCGCGACTGGCCGTCGCGCTCGTCGCCGGGAGCGCCGTCGTCTACGCGGCCGGGTCGGTCGGCTTCTCGCTCGTCCAGGGGATCGGCCTCCTGGCGAGCGTCACGGCCGTCGTGGTTCCGTTCCTGCCGGTGGCCGCGCTCAAGGCCGCCGTGACGGTCGCCATCGTCCGGAGCGACGCCATCGTCGCCCGCTGA
- a CDS encoding ABC transporter ATP-binding protein, translated as MIRTRNLTHRYGDSVAVDGVSLSIDDGEFLLLAGPNGSGKTTLVRHFNGLLEPDSGIVEVNGEAISENVVAARTAVGMVFQDPRDGFVAATVGADVAFGPENLGLTHDEIERRVDDALAAVRLREKRDARIEALSGGERERVAIAGALAMDPDHLVLDEPFTGLDWPARRAVLERLDALHAAGKSVVVVTHDLRDVAALAGRVVVLTQGRIALDAPTDEIDPDRLTERGIRPP; from the coding sequence GTGATCCGCACCCGGAACCTCACCCACCGGTACGGCGACAGCGTGGCCGTCGACGGCGTCTCGCTCTCCATCGACGACGGCGAGTTCCTCCTCCTCGCCGGACCGAACGGCTCGGGGAAGACCACGCTCGTCCGCCACTTCAACGGACTGCTCGAACCCGACTCGGGGATCGTGGAAGTGAACGGCGAGGCAATCTCCGAGAACGTCGTCGCGGCGCGGACCGCGGTCGGCATGGTGTTCCAGGATCCTCGCGACGGCTTCGTCGCGGCTACCGTCGGTGCGGACGTCGCGTTCGGGCCCGAGAACCTCGGCCTCACGCACGACGAGATTGAACGCCGCGTCGACGACGCGCTCGCGGCGGTCCGTCTCCGGGAGAAGCGCGACGCGCGGATCGAGGCGCTCTCTGGGGGCGAACGCGAACGGGTCGCCATCGCGGGCGCGCTCGCCATGGACCCCGACCACCTCGTCCTCGACGAGCCCTTTACCGGATTGGATTGGCCCGCACGGCGGGCGGTGCTGGAGCGCCTCGACGCGCTGCACGCTGCTGGCAAAAGCGTCGTCGTCGTCACGCACGACCTCCGGGACGTCGCCGCCCTGGCCGGGCGGGTCGTCGTCCTCACCCAGGGCCGGATCGCCCTCGACGCCCCGACCGACGAGATCGACCCCGACCGACTGACCGAGCGAGGGATCCGCCCGCCGTGA
- a CDS encoding energy-coupling factor transporter transmembrane protein EcfT: MSLSFVAGDSLAHRLDPRTKLAVQAGFAVAAVAHTTPVGLLALSGATLVVLFLAATPVAASLRSYRSFLPFLVAAPLVEGATLGPPWFVVSDATGPALASYRVVLLLLVSTAYIRTTPVRESRAAIQHLLPGRVGVLLGAGVGLVLRFLPLMRHDLATIRAAMAARLGDRAPVHERIRLVGVTGLRRVFLRSDRLALALRARCFSWNPTLPPLSFSRRDYPALGVAVLLALTALF, from the coding sequence GTGAGCCTCTCGTTCGTCGCGGGCGACTCGCTCGCCCACCGCCTCGACCCGCGGACCAAACTCGCCGTGCAGGCGGGCTTTGCGGTCGCCGCGGTCGCCCACACGACGCCCGTCGGCTTGCTGGCGCTCTCGGGCGCGACGCTCGTCGTGCTCTTTCTCGCTGCGACGCCGGTCGCCGCGAGCCTCCGGTCGTACCGATCGTTCCTGCCGTTCCTCGTCGCCGCGCCGCTCGTTGAGGGGGCGACGCTCGGGCCGCCGTGGTTCGTCGTGAGCGACGCCACCGGTCCCGCCCTCGCCTCCTACCGGGTGGTGTTGCTGTTGCTCGTGTCGACGGCGTACATCCGGACGACGCCCGTCCGGGAGTCCCGTGCTGCGATCCAACACCTCCTCCCGGGTCGCGTCGGCGTCCTCCTGGGCGCTGGTGTCGGTCTCGTCCTGCGGTTCCTCCCGCTGATGCGCCACGACCTCGCCACCATCCGGGCCGCGATGGCCGCACGACTCGGCGACCGCGCTCCCGTCCACGAGCGGATCCGGCTCGTCGGCGTGACCGGCCTCCGGCGGGTGTTCCTGCGCTCCGACCGCTTGGCGCTGGCGTTGCGGGCCCGCTGTTTCTCGTGGAACCCGACGCTCCCCCCGCTGTCGTTCTCCCGACGCGATTACCCCGCGCTGGGCGTGGCGGTCCTCCTGGCGCTGACCGCGCTCTTCTGA
- a CDS encoding helix-turn-helix domain-containing protein → MSVIATLDVAAEHFVLEAAISEPSGLRVQLERVVPSDEWFVPYFWVADGSVDAIETALRSAPDIDSFRVLDRINGEALLRANWSTDASPLVETIHATSGELLDAVGTAGEWRVHLRFPDHTDLTEFYRRCHERGIRLDFKQLHNPGVPTASGLGAGLTETQRETLLTALERGYFDVPREINLVELAAELGVSDTAVSQRLRRGISGLLVAAIEGTESADGPSAE, encoded by the coding sequence ATGAGCGTCATCGCCACTCTCGATGTCGCCGCCGAACATTTCGTTCTCGAAGCGGCCATCTCCGAACCCTCGGGGCTCCGCGTGCAACTCGAACGCGTGGTCCCCTCCGACGAGTGGTTCGTGCCGTACTTCTGGGTGGCCGATGGCTCCGTCGACGCCATCGAGACTGCCCTCCGATCCGCGCCGGACATCGACTCGTTCCGCGTGTTAGACCGGATCAACGGGGAGGCGTTGCTCCGCGCGAACTGGTCGACCGACGCGTCGCCGCTCGTCGAGACTATCCACGCCACCAGCGGAGAACTGCTCGACGCCGTCGGCACGGCCGGTGAGTGGCGGGTTCACCTCCGCTTTCCCGATCACACCGACCTGACCGAGTTCTACCGGCGGTGTCACGAACGGGGGATCCGGCTGGACTTCAAGCAGCTCCACAACCCGGGCGTCCCGACGGCGAGCGGTCTCGGTGCCGGGCTCACGGAGACCCAACGTGAGACGCTGTTGACCGCGCTGGAGCGTGGCTACTTCGACGTCCCCCGGGAAATCAATCTGGTCGAACTCGCTGCCGAGTTGGGCGTCTCGGACACAGCGGTCTCCCAGCGGCTCCGGCGCGGTATCTCCGGACTACTCGTGGCGGCGATCGAGGGAACCGAGAGCGCCGACGGGCCGTCAGCGGAGTGA
- a CDS encoding (Fe-S)-binding protein, whose amino-acid sequence MTVGVLQTVTRETFWTIGPVGEAVFYYLAAVAVLVFGYGVYGRFARYARGTDDPFARLDDLSGRLRRATRMLVSNEAQFDRDRYAGVMHAFIVWGFLTLLIGTTILAIDIDIYRRLTGTSFFVGDFYLSYSLVMDALGLLFVVGVGMAIYRRYRVREERLWGKHTGLEDDAFVWTLFLLGVGGYLTEGLRIVGTGFPSFETVSFVGYFVALVLDAGGLSAAGAETLYSWAWWSHAILALAFVAAVPYAKPFHMLSSFANIVTRDERAGRRLPRVPEHLAPDEIGYTSVADFSWRQLLDMDACTKCGRCSSVCPAKASGRDLDPRDVILDLKTYRESVDAGGEEVDIVADGGSPVIAAESMESCMACMACMDACPVDIEHLTHFTEMNRRLTETGQQPEQVQEAMMNVFQNGNAFGDPARKRPAWTEELDFEVPDAREESVEFLWYVGDYPSYDERNQRVARALARILHEAGVSYGILYDDEANDGNDVRRVGEEGLYEMLVEDNARAMDDCDFEKIVCTDPHSYNTFENEYPELAADLGVDFDYPVFHYTQLLQTLVDEGRLDLGTVDRTVTYHDPCHLGRYNGVFETPREVVEATGADLVEMPRNRDDSFCCGGGGGGLWMDHDEHTKPSEERLREATEDTVRTPEQFVVACPMCATMYEDGRKTGGFEEQLEIVDVSELVVEALDERARAGTGGTTPTAAD is encoded by the coding sequence ATGACGGTCGGCGTTCTCCAGACGGTGACGCGCGAGACGTTCTGGACCATCGGTCCGGTGGGCGAGGCGGTGTTTTACTACCTCGCCGCGGTGGCGGTTCTCGTCTTCGGCTACGGCGTCTACGGGCGGTTCGCCCGCTACGCGCGCGGAACCGACGACCCGTTCGCCCGCCTCGACGACCTCTCGGGACGACTCCGCCGCGCCACGCGCATGCTCGTCTCCAACGAGGCCCAGTTCGACCGCGACCGCTACGCGGGGGTCATGCACGCGTTCATCGTCTGGGGCTTTCTCACCCTCCTCATCGGCACCACAATCCTCGCGATCGACATCGACATCTACCGCCGTTTGACGGGGACGTCCTTCTTCGTCGGCGACTTCTACCTGTCGTACTCGCTGGTGATGGACGCGCTGGGGCTGCTGTTCGTCGTCGGCGTCGGCATGGCGATCTACCGGCGGTACCGGGTGAGAGAGGAGCGACTGTGGGGCAAACACACCGGCCTCGAGGACGACGCCTTCGTCTGGACGCTCTTTCTCCTCGGCGTTGGGGGCTACCTCACCGAGGGACTGCGCATCGTCGGCACCGGTTTTCCCTCCTTCGAGACCGTGTCGTTCGTGGGCTACTTCGTCGCGCTCGTTCTCGACGCCGGGGGACTCTCGGCCGCGGGGGCCGAGACGCTGTACTCCTGGGCGTGGTGGTCTCACGCGATCCTGGCGCTCGCGTTCGTCGCCGCCGTCCCCTACGCGAAACCGTTCCACATGCTCTCGTCCTTTGCGAACATCGTCACGCGGGATGAACGGGCGGGTCGTCGCCTCCCCCGGGTCCCCGAACACCTCGCGCCCGACGAGATCGGCTACACCTCGGTGGCGGACTTCTCGTGGCGACAACTGCTCGACATGGACGCCTGCACGAAGTGTGGCCGGTGTTCGTCCGTGTGTCCCGCGAAGGCTTCCGGACGCGACCTCGATCCGCGCGACGTGATCCTCGACCTGAAGACGTACCGCGAGTCGGTCGACGCGGGCGGCGAGGAGGTCGACATCGTGGCGGACGGCGGTTCGCCGGTGATCGCGGCGGAGTCGATGGAGTCGTGTATGGCCTGCATGGCCTGCATGGACGCCTGCCCGGTCGACATCGAACACCTGACCCATTTCACGGAGATGAACCGCCGGCTCACGGAGACGGGCCAGCAACCGGAGCAGGTCCAGGAGGCGATGATGAACGTCTTCCAGAACGGCAACGCCTTCGGCGACCCCGCACGGAAGCGTCCGGCGTGGACCGAGGAGCTGGACTTCGAGGTGCCGGACGCCCGCGAGGAGTCGGTGGAGTTCCTCTGGTACGTCGGCGACTACCCCTCCTACGACGAGCGCAACCAGCGGGTCGCCCGCGCGCTCGCACGTATCCTCCACGAGGCCGGCGTCTCCTACGGCATCCTCTACGACGACGAGGCCAACGACGGCAACGACGTCCGAAGAGTGGGTGAAGAGGGGCTGTACGAGATGCTCGTCGAGGACAACGCGAGGGCGATGGACGACTGCGACTTCGAGAAGATCGTCTGCACCGATCCCCACTCGTACAACACGTTCGAAAACGAGTACCCCGAGCTGGCGGCCGACCTCGGCGTCGACTTCGACTACCCCGTCTTCCACTACACGCAGCTGTTGCAGACGCTCGTCGACGAGGGCCGACTCGACCTCGGAACCGTCGACCGGACGGTCACCTACCACGATCCCTGTCACCTCGGTCGGTACAACGGTGTCTTCGAGACGCCCCGCGAGGTCGTCGAAGCGACCGGCGCGGACCTCGTCGAGATGCCACGCAACCGCGACGATTCGTTCTGTTGTGGCGGCGGCGGGGGCGGCCTCTGGATGGACCACGACGAGCACACGAAGCCGAGCGAGGAACGGCTGCGAGAGGCGACGGAGGACACCGTCCGCACGCCGGAGCAGTTCGTCGTCGCCTGTCCGATGTGCGCGACGATGTACGAGGACGGCCGTAAGACGGGCGGCTTCGAGGAACAGTTGGAGATCGTCGACGTGAGCGAACTCGTCGTCGAAGCGCTCGACGAGCGCGCGCGGGCGGGGACGGGCGGGACGACGCCGACGGCGGCGGACTGA
- a CDS encoding ferritin-like domain-containing protein → MSEEVTRLLRKAYQDEHETVWNYMTNAIVLDGVRAEEIKESLQTDIQEELGHAEQLGQRLKQLDERPPASAEFEAAQHSLQPPEDSTDVLSVIRGVLDAEEDAIATYRALIDAAEEANDPVTEDLAVTILADEEAHRTEFRGYKKEYQRE, encoded by the coding sequence ATGTCCGAAGAGGTCACCCGACTCCTGCGCAAGGCGTACCAGGACGAACACGAGACCGTCTGGAACTACATGACCAACGCGATCGTCCTCGACGGCGTCCGCGCCGAGGAGATCAAGGAGTCCCTCCAGACGGACATCCAGGAGGAACTCGGCCACGCCGAACAGCTGGGCCAGCGCCTGAAGCAACTCGACGAGCGCCCGCCCGCCTCCGCGGAGTTCGAGGCCGCACAGCACTCCCTGCAGCCCCCGGAGGACTCGACGGACGTCCTCTCGGTCATCCGGGGTGTGCTCGACGCCGAGGAGGACGCCATCGCGACCTACCGCGCGCTCATCGACGCCGCGGAGGAGGCGAACGACCCCGTGACCGAGGACCTCGCGGTGACCATCCTCGCCGACGAGGAGGCCCACCGGACGGAGTTCCGCGGCTACAAGAAGGAGTACCAGCGCGAGTAA